A stretch of Chanodichthys erythropterus isolate Z2021 chromosome 20, ASM2448905v1, whole genome shotgun sequence DNA encodes these proteins:
- the ncoa6 gene encoding nuclear receptor coactivator 6 isoform X3: MAHQHGLSDLSQDARSPRAASLTDHDSGVEDGDDGSRSPTTNSTIYVAFKGNMNDEDFQEKLDTILNRMPDMLILGTNKLEPKRVEPWNSVRVTFNIPREAAERLRLLAQNNQQQLRELGILSVQIEGEGAINVAVGQNRSQEVRVNGPLGAPGQMRMDVGFSMQQGQAGMRMNNPSVSMMPPGANMAPQGMVPNSGGQMQPRAPRPPSQTDPMDPMLALQQQQQQLQHTQVGHGPISNLGPQGHHIQAMQANRQLNPAALQQLQQQQQQHQQQQVQLAQLSGARGPFNPSNQMPVPPGWNQLPSGVLQPPPVQGPMGPGWRKAPPQPQMGQRQPSLASVQTPNHPPPPYPFGSQQAGQVFNTMTPLQMQQQQQQQTGANQFATPQPKGPQGAPGVVVSRAPPPLPPSSATQGNLAAKSPGSSSSPFQQGSPGTPPMMGQGQGQLGPRPTTPQGFPQGVGSPGRAVMGQQGNLQPGFMGIPQHGQVPQGGMGGMPKRMPMGFPNAPVNHNFAQGQVTTTGAGSTPQLQNNQSISSTGVQSSASAPNHMQSNPLQGAGMIQHTSMPAQPPGTTSGGSMGQPQQGLQTQMMGVPQTQHQTQVVVSSQSQMVQSQTGGQTVLSRPVNTGQRGMTPPKQMMPPQGQGIMQNQHSGGQGHQALLLQQQQQQQQQQQQQQQQQQQQQQQQQQQQQQQQQQQQNAMMEHIVASQIQSNKQAFGPKGQPGVMPGQMMRGPSPNIQSNLPQFQSQMGQQQMTPQQHQQQQQQLAHLQQQQQLQQQQLQQQQLQQQQLQLQHQQPQQSQMQQQQLQQQPQIQQQPHQQMVQQQSQQIPINGNPNQALGIHGPQMRLPGNHHLVQQQLQQKQQQQQVMLQQQQAGQQHQHQLGDSSGNADIGQQMVPDLQNQQQQQGMLGGPQHLQVGNGHFPGHPMSFNPQFAGQMPIGGPCGQAGGFPVNKDVTLTSPLLVNLLQSDISASQFGPGGKQGTGGVAANQAKPKKKKPPRKKKPKAGEGQQSADGLCSLDSVPHGMEEVEMQGLGSDQGTGLDSNAKHSEFANRPGLPGQSGDQRVLQQMPMQFMPPQQQQQMQQMQQQQQMQQQQQLQQQQQQMQQMQQQQMQQQQMQQQHQQIQQQQMQQQQMQGMQGPQGQAGTSQGNHHVQTQIHSQQSMQMQQQQQQPPQHLQQQQLQSQPQQQQQQTQQQQHQQQQQQMMMMLKMQQEAKNRMPLQQGGHIPKGLVNPNDPSQRMPVSQPGNMPVMIDLQGHGGVPPSPDKARGMPLMVNPSLAGPARRTPLSEVGQPTPPEETPGNHSLQDRGPLEIGQQSGNGNQPMIPNQGPNTHLMKSVPLSVPHQPGASPQQQSQQVAAMAGSHNIHFPSAPATSQSSRPKTPNRASPRPYHHPLTPTNRPPSTEPSEINLSPERLNASIAGLFPPKINIPLPPRQPNLNRGFDQQGLNPTTLKAIGQAPPSLATLPVNNNTSGNNNGPQSYPSGGGIVSSGGKQDKQTGVGQAKRASPSNSRRSSPASNKKAATPSPGRQKGAKTSLTSPPHHQQIMVSPQNIMVSPNSVLPATSASLPSAGSGESQQSLNSVQTLPGSADTVRDGHVLATQPEQHQPVQLREQSAPKMASPRVPSQEPKRQDPNNLVEQRAEDKQQPRTTPQHDLGSAASPAFRDAPTSLNQLLDNTGTPSLSMKSQNIPQVGGEPVQKLSPHAPLAQENQSNPVVSQSTNIGTSLSTSESDQKPKSASVSSPNFVPSSNANLQSVSAVSSVSSNQAVLLSLTSIPNPSVSTNHNLIPISNASQTVLQRPISSAATPQNQITVFVTSNPISSATNTASVVPPAIVSKVLAVPNKNIRSPDVRQQNPTQTRPQFITGPVYSIFQATSVPSSTNVMSQPVTMVGPIVSANIQLTPTSVSTTSHSAPASTPIPTNTTAVSIAATQQSRTVIGQLQVQVPASQASPVSVVPPSQQPSPGVPKQESVSDASGSKPSPVGQSSLHSGISSPFQQRLASPPACSSPGATAVARRSPLSSTTMLAKNSSVQTVVSKNTILTISSSSDNDKKERTPVTQIGKTTDVATTHASCVVTSETVSALQPSAPVTVPAAQIAQQSPLPPKVSSPEPVPSHSPVLTSTPTSNMPPPTSTSGMLHLSSPVTNSSPPSSSPAISVAASAAAAPGPSTTTSGSSTATSPQLSGEHQPSSLVETSVPDSAETKEAIVDASSISAHPEAAQEDQASCDQAGQGVTTAAEQGDTRATTEKAKGPSRRSSRTDKEPEEEASDNGQRKRAARPGSASSNIGKESNTGASPTQAKRRKSK, encoded by the exons ATGGCGCATCAGCACGGCTTGTCTGACCTCTCCCAGGATGCTCGATCACCTCGAGCCGCCTCACTCACGGATCACGACTCCGGAGTGGAAGATGGAGACGATGGCTCCCGCAGCCCTACCACAAACTCCACAATCTATGTTGCTTTCAAAGGGAACATGAATGATGAGGACTTTCAGGAGAAGCTGGATACCATCTTAAACAGGATGCCTGATATGCTCATACTAG GTACTAACAAGCTTGAACCCAAGCGTGTGGAGCCGTGGAACAGCGTGCGTGTCACTTTCAACATCCCCAGAGAGGCAGCCGAGCGACTGCGCCTCCTGGCCCAAAACAACCAACAACAGCTGCGGGAACTGGGTATCCTCTCTGTGCAGATTGAAG GTGAAGGTGCCATCAACGTTGCGGTTGGACAGAACCGAAGTCAAGAAGTAAGGGTTAATGGTCCCCTTGGTGCACCTGGTCAGATGAGAATGGATGTTGGCTTCTCTATGCAGCAGGGCCAGG CTGGAATGCGAATGAATAACCCTTCGGTATCCATGATGCCCCCTGGGGCTAATATGGCACCACAGGGAATGGTACCAAATAGTGGTGGACAGATGCAGCCAAGAGCACCAAGACCACCTTCACAAACAG ACCCAATGGATCCCATGCTGGCCTTacagcaacagcaacaacaactcCAGCATACTCAAGTGGGACATGGTCCAATCAGCAACTTAGGCCCCCAGGGACATCACATACAAGCCATGCAGGCAAATCGACAGTTAAATCCAGCAGCCCTACAGCAACTtcagcaacaacaacagcagcaccAGCAACAGCAGGTTCAGCTGGCTCAACTAAGTGGTGCACGTGGTCCTTTCAACCCCTCTAACCAGATGCCTGTACCTCCTGGCTGGAACCAGTTGCCCTCTGGTGTTCTCCAACCACCACCTGTCCAGGGTCCTATGGGACCAGGTTGGAGAAAAGCCCCCCCACAGCCACAAATGGGGCAGCGTCAACCCTCTTTGGCATCGGTTCAGACGCCCAATCATCCACCACCACCATATCCATTTGGAAGCCAGCAGGCTGGCCAGGTTTTTAATACAATGACACCGCTTCAGatgcaacaacagcagcagcagcagacaGGGGCAAACCAGTTTGCAACCCCTCAGCCCAAAGGCCCTCAAGGAGCACCAGGTGTAGTTGTCTCAAGAGCACCTCCTCCTCTGCCTCCATCCTCTGCCACGCAAGGCAATCTTGCAGCTAAGTCCCCTGGTTCCTCGTCATCTCCTTTCCAACAGGGCTCACCTGGAACTCCTCCAATGATGGGACAGGGACAAGGGCAACTTGGTCCACGTCCCACAACCCCCCAGGGGTTCCCACAGGGTGTTGGATCTCCAGGTAGAGCTGTGATGGGCCAGCAAGGAAACCTTCAGCCAGGCTTTATGGGCATTCCACAACATGGACAGGTCCCTCAAGGTGGTATGGGAG gtATGCCCAAAAGAATGCCAATGGGGTTCCCAAATGCTCCTGTTAATCATAACTTTGCACAAGGACAGGTTACTACCACTGGAGCAGGTAGTACACCCCAATTACAAAATAATCAGAGCATTTCGAGCACTG GTGTCCAGTCTTCAGCTTCAGCGCCAAACCACATGCAGTCAAATCCTCTTCAAGGTGCTGGAATGATCCAACACACTAGCATGCCAGCCCAACCCCCAGGCACCACCTCAGGTGGTAGTATGGGACAACCTCAGCAAGGTCTTCAGACTCAAATGATGGGTGTACCGCAGACCCAACATCAAACACAGGTTGTAGTTTCCTCACAAAGTCAAATGGTACAAAGCCAAACAGGGGGCCAGACTGTCCTGTCCAGGCCAGTGAATACCGGGCAACGAGGAATGACCCCTCCTAAGCAAATGATGCCACCACAGGGTCAAGGGATCATGCAAAACCAACACAGTGGAGGACAGGGACATCAGGCATTATTgcttcagcagcagcagcaacaacaacaacaacagcagcagcagcaacaacaacaacaacaacagcaacagcaacagcaacagcaacaacaacagcaacaacaacaacagcaaaatgCTATGATGGAACACATTGTAGCTAGTCAGATACAGAGTAATAAGCAGGCTTTTGGCCCAAAAGGTCAACCTGGGGTTATGCCAGGCCAGATGATGAGAGGTCCTTCACCCAACATTCAAAGTAATTTGCCACAGTTTCAATCTCAGATGGGCCAGCAACAGATGACTCCGCAACAGcatcagcaacaacaacaacaattggCTCAtttgcaacaacagcagcaattaCAGCAACAGCAGCTACAGCAACAACAATTACAACAGCAGCAACTACAACTGCAGCACCAACAGCCACAACAGTCACAAATGCAACAACAGCAGCTTCAGCAGCAACCCCAAATACAGCAGCAACCCCATCAGCAAATGGTACAACAACAGTCTCAACAAATTCCAATAAATGGCAACCCCAACCAAGCACTGGGAATTCATGGACCTCAAATGCGACTTCCAGGAAATCACCATTTAGTACAACAACAGCTTCAGCAAAAGCAACAGCAACAGCAGGTGATGCTGCAGCAGCAACAGGCTGGTCAGCAACATCAGCATCAACTTGGAGATAGTAGTGGAAATGCTGATATCGGCCAACAGATGGTTCCAGACCTGCAGAATCAGCAACAACAGCAGGGTATGTTGGGGGGTCCTCAACATTTACAGGTTGGCAATGGTCATTTTCCTGGTCATCCAATGTCCTTCAATCCTCAGTTTGCTGGTCAGATGCCAATAGGAGGCCCATGTGGGCAAGCAGGTGGATTTCCAGTAAACAAGGATGTGACATTAACCAGTCCCTTGTTAGTAAATCTTCTCCAAAGTGATATTTCTGCCAGCCAGTTTGGTCCTGGTGGGAAGCAAGGAACAGGTGGGGTTGCTGCTAACCAGGCTAAacctaaaaagaaaaaacctcCTCGTAAGAAAAAACCAAAAGCAGGAGAAGGACAACAGTCTGCTGATGGTCTGTG TAGTCTGGATTCAGTACCCCATGGAATGGAGGAAGTAGAGATGCAAGGGCTGGGTAGTGATCAAGGGACTGGCCTTGACTCTAACGCCAAACATTCTGAATTCGCAAATAGACCAG GTCTGCCTGGTCAGTCTGGAGATCAAAGGGTATTACAGCAAATGCCAATGCAGTTTATGCCcccgcaacagcagcaacaaatGCAGCAAatgcaacaacagcagcaaatgcaacagcagcagcagttacaacaacagcagcaacagatGCAACagatgcagcagcagcagatgcagcagcagcagatgcAACAACAGCATCAACAAATTCAACAGCAGCAAATGCAACAGCAGCAAATGCAGGGTATGCAGGGTCCTCAAGGTCAAGCTGGAACATCACAAGGAAACCATCATGTCCAGACCCAGATTCATTCACAACAGTCAATGCAGatgcagcaacaacaacagcagccaCCACAACACctccaacaacaacaactgcaGTCACAGccacaacagcaacaacaacagacacagcagcaacaacatcagcagcaacaacaacaaatgatGATGATGCTTAAAATGCAACAAGAAGCTAAGAATCGAATGCCACTACAGCAAGGTGGTCACATTCCTAAGGGTTTAGTCAATCCTAATGATCCATCTCAGAGAATGCCTGTATCACAGCCAGGCAACATGCCTGTAATGATTGATCTTCAAGGGCATGGAGGTGTTCCACCTTCTCCCGATAAAGCCAGAGGCATGCCACTCATGGTGAATCCATCTCTCGCTGGACCAGCGAGAAGGACACCCCTTTCAGAGGTTGGACAACCAACACCACCAGAGGAAACCCCTGGAAACCATAGCTTGCAGGATCGGGGACCCCTTGAAATTGGTCAACAGTCTGGAAATGGAAATCAACCAATGATTCCCAACCAAGGTCCTAATACTCATTTAATGAAATCTGTGCCTTTATCAGTGCCCCACCAGCCAGGAGCAAGTCCCCAACAGCAGTCTCAGCAAGTGGCAGCAATGGCTGGCTCACataatattcactttcccagtGCTCCTGCAACTTCCCAAAGTTCCCGCCCTAAAACCCCTAACCGAGCCAGTCCCCGACCATATCACCACCCTTTAACTCCAACCAACCGTCCACCTAGTACTGAACCCTCTGAAATAAATCTGTCCCCTGAGAGACTGAATGCCTCTATTGCTGGTCTTTTCCctccaaaaattaacattccTCTGCCACCGCGACAGCCAAACCTTAATCGAGGCTTTGATCAGCAAGGTCTTAACCCAACCACCCTTAAAGCAATTGGCCAGGCTCCACCAAGCTTAGCAACTCTTCCTGTCAACAATAATACCAGTGGCAACAATAATGGCCCACAGTCTTATCCATCAGGTGGTGGCATAGTAAGCTCAGgaggaaaacaagacaaacagACTGGTGTTGGGCAAGCTAAAAGGGCTAGTCCCAGTAATAGTCGACGATCCAGCcctgcttcaaataaaaaagCAGCCACTCCAAGCCCAGGAAGACAGAAGGGTGCCAAAACTTCACTGACATCACCTCCACATCATCAGCAGATCATGGTTAGTCCACAGAACATTATGGTTAGTCCCAACTCAGTGCTCCCAGCTACCTCTGCATCTTTGCCATCAGCAGGATCTGGAGAATCACAACAGAGTTTAAATTCTGTGCAAACCCTACCAGGCAGTGCTGATACAGTTAGAGATGGCCATGTACTGGCTACACAACCAGAGCAGCATCAGCCAGTTCAGTTAAGAGAGCAGTCTGCACCTAAAATGGCAAGCCCTCGGGTGCCATCTCAGGAACCCAAACGGCAAGACCCTAACAATTTGGTTGAACAGCGTGCTGAAGATAAACAACAACCTCGGACAACACCACAACATGACCTTGGCTCTGCTGCATCACCAGCATTTAGAGATGCTCCAACATCTCTGAATCAACTATTGGACAATACAGGTACCCCATCTTTGTCAATGAAATCTCAAAATATTCCTCAAGTGGGTGGAGAGCCTGTGCAGAAATTGAGCCCTCATGCGCCACTAGCTCAGGAGAACCAATCCAATCCTGTTGTCTCACAGAgcacaaatattggcacctcATTGTCTACAAGTGAATCTGATCAAAAACCTAAATCTGCTTCAGTATCAAGTCCAAATTTTGTTCCCAGTAGCAATGCAAACCTGCAGTCTGTCAGTGCTGTATCAAGTGTTAGTTCAAACCAAGCTGTGCTGTTAAGCCTCACTTCAATTCCCAACCCTTCAGTAAGTACGAATCACAATCTAATACCCATCTCAAATGCATCTCAAACTGTCTTGCAAAGGCCTATCTCATCAGCAGCAACTCCACAAAACCAGATCACAGTCTTTGTAACCTCCAATCCCATTAGCTCTGCTACCAACACTGCTTCTGTAGTTCCTCCAGCTATTGTTTCCAAGGTACTGGCAGTTCCCAATAAAAACATAAGATCTCCAGATGTTCGTCAACAAAATCCTACTCAAACACGTCCACAGTTCATCACTGGACCtgtgtattcaatatttcaagCTACGTCTGTACCATCAAGCACTAATGTAATGTCTCAGCCTGTCACAATGGTTGGTCCCATAGTCTCTGCCAATATCCAGCTTACTCCTACCTCAGTGTCAACTACATCACACTCTGCACCAGCGTCAACACCTATTCCGACAAACACAACTGCCGTCAGCATAGCTGCTACTCAGCAGAGCCGCACTGTCATTGGGCAGCTTCAAGTTCAAGTACCTGCAAGCCAGGCATCCCCTGTTAGTGTAGTACCACCATCTCAACAGCCAAGTCCTGGAGTTCCAAAACAGGAGAGTGTCTCTGATGCTAGTGGCTCAAAACCTAGTCCTGTTGGGCAGTCATCCTTACATTCTGGCATTTCCTCACCCTTTCAACAGCGTTTAGCCTCTCCACCTGCTTGCTCTAGCCCAGGGGCTACAGCTGTTGCTCGCAGAAGTCCCCTGTCTTCAACAACAATGTTAGCCAAAAACAGTTCAGTCCAGACTGTTGTAAGCAAAAATACTATTCTCACCATCTCTTCAAGCAGTGACAATGATAAAAAAGAGCGAACCCCTGTCACTCAGATAGGAAAAACTACGGATGTTGCCACAACTCATGCTTCTTGTGTGGTTACATCCGAAACGGTATCTGCACTCCAGCCTTCTGCTCCAGTGACTGTTCCAGCTGCTCAAATAGCTCAGCAGTCTCCACTTCCTCCAAAAGTGTCTTCTCCTGAACCTGTGCCCTCTCATTCTCCAGTCCTTACTTCTACACCAACGTCTAATATGCCCCCCCCAACCTCTACATCTGGAATGCTTCACCTGTCTAGTCCTGTTACTAATTCTTCGCCACCCTCTAGTTCGCCTGCAATTTCAGTTGCTgcatctgctgctgctgctccaGGACCTTCCACTACAACATCTGGCTCCTCCACAGCAACATCCCCACAACTCTCTGGGGAACATCAGCCTTCTTCACTGGTGGAGACTAGTGTACCTGACTCCGCTGAAACAAAAGAAGCAATTGTTGATGCTTCTAGCATCTCAG CTCATCCTGAAGCTGCACAAGAAGACCAAGCTTCATGTGACCAAGCTg GACAAGGGGTTACCACTGCAGCAGAACAAGG GGATACAAGAGCCACCACTGAGAAAGCAAAAGGTCCCAGTCGACGAAGCTCACGAACAGACAAGGAGCCTGAGGAGGAAGCATCCGACAATGGGCAGAGAAAAAGAGCTGCTAGGCCCGGGTCAGCCTCATCTAACATAGGAAAAG